The segment TCCCGAATTGGCTTCACCCGGTGTTCCTCCGCGTGGATCGGTTGAAAGATGCCAGCCTTCCTCACTATATTCCCACGAACAGGCGGGTTTCGCTTTCGGATAAGTATATTGATCAATCTGTTTTCCGCTGCCATCGTATAGAGAAAGTTCTTTTCCGGTATTCGCTAAGGCGGAAGGGAATTTATCTAAAGGGCAGACTTGTCCGTTTCCCGCCTCTATTTCCTGTCCGGAACGATACAGAACGATCCATTCGTGTGCCGGGATTTTAATTCCGGTTAAAGCCACAGAGTTATTGCCATAATGCAGTTCCCAGTTTGAAAGATCGATCGATGAGTCGCATGTATTATACAATTCGATATATTCTGTCTCGGGTAAGGCTGTCAATCCTTTCGGATCGGCCATGACTTCATTTATCCTAACGGCTTTTTCCGGATAACTTTCAATGGGAGCCTCGGGTTGTTCTTCCGGAGTTTCAGGGGTTTCTTCTGCTTCACGCAAAAGAAACGTGTAAGAATTGTCCGGTATAATGCCTCCTTGTTCATCTTTCAGATTTTCTATATAGAATGTATATTCGTGGTCAAGAGTCATTGCTTGAGGTAAACGGACTGTAACAATCTGGTGGTTGCTATCTTGGTACATACTTCGAATAGCAGCGCATTTCCCGTCAAAGCCATAGCCTGAGATTGCATATATTGCTCCGTCTAACGAAACGGGGCCACTGAATTCAAAGGATACTTCCGATAAACTGATGGGTTGAATAGCCGTTAATTCTACGGAACTTTGTTCGGTTTGTTCCGGCTCTTCCGTTTGTTCAGTTATTTTTGTCCGATAACTGATATCATCTATACCGAAATCATCTGTTTTGGTTTTCGTATGTGTTACCAGAATGCAAAAATGGGCTTGTTCCGGGAATGTATAACTGTATTCAAATGAAGCCGATTGTTTAGTTGCCTCTTCTGATAACGCATTTCCGGCATATAAGGTCCAATATTTTTGATCTTTGCAAGTGATAATAAGATGTAGAATACATTTTTCTTCCTCATCAAAGTCATTAAAGGCCTGGATTTCCTGATTATCTATTCCGAATCTTAACCGGTTAGAACGGTCATATCCGGCACAGATGTAAAATCCGGCAGGAGTTTTAGCTGGAGAAGCAGGGAATATTTTAATACGATTCTTGGCTGTAGGTTTACTTTTCAGGTACAAATAAAATTCCCATTCCTGTTCATCTCCTTCTATTGAATAAGGATAAGACAAAGAAACTGTTTCAGTTTGTTCCTGACCGTTCACCATTAAAACGCCATTGTCTATGACAAACTGCTGGCGATCGCCTGTCCATAAAACGGGTAATTCATGAGATCCAAATGTCTCCTGAAACTGTGAAAATACCAAAAGTGGAAGATTAACGAGTAAGAGAAGTAAAATTTGTTTCATAGCCAGCCAGTTTTGTTTTAGAATTGTTTATCTTTGCACGCTGTTTGATAACAGCTTGTTATTAATTTATTGCAAAGATAAAAAATTGTAAACGAATATACAAACTTTTTAAACTAAATTTTTCGCTGAAATGAATGTAGCAATTGTTGGTGCAAGTGGTGCAGTAGGACAAGAGTTCTTACGTGTGCTTGATCAGAGAAATTTTCCGATAGACAACCTGGTATTATTTGGTTCGTCTCGTAGTGCAGGACGTGATTATACGTTCCGTGGTAAACAGTATACTGTCAAGGAGCTGAAGCACAACGACGATTTTAAGGGTATCGATGTTGCTTTCGTTTCAGCTGGAGGCGGCACTTCCATTGAATTTGCTGAGACAATTACAAAGCATGGCGCTGTAATGATCGATAATTCAAGTGCTTTCCGTATGGAAAAGGATGTTCCTCTGGTAGTTCCGGAAGTAAATCCGGAAGATGCGCTGGATCGTCCGCGTGGCATCATTGCCAATCCGAATTGTACAACAATCCAGATGGTCGTTGCTTTGAAAGCTATTGAAAACCTGTCGCACATCAAACGTGTACATGTGGCTACTTACCAAGCTGCCAGTGGTGCCGGTGCAACAGCTATGGCTGAACTGAAGAAGCAATTCGAACAGTTGTTGAATGGTGAAGAGCCTACTGTTGAAAAGTTCGCTTATCAGTTGGCATACAACTTGATTCCGCATGTAGATGTCTTTACAGATAATGGTTATACAAAGGAAGAAATGAAGATGTATAACGAAACACGTAAGATTATGCACTCAGATATCGAAGTAAGTGCAACTTGTGTGCGTGTTCCGGTTATGCGTGCTCATAGTGAAGCTACATGGGTTGAGACAGAACGTCCGCTTTCATTGGAAGAAGTTCGTCAGGCCTTTGCTCAGATGGATGGTGTGGTTCTGCAGGATGAACCGGCTAAGAAAGTATATCCGATGCCGTTGTTCGTTGCCGATCACGATGAAGTGTATGTAGGTCGTATCCGTAAGGACCTGACAAATCCGAATGGTTTATCGTTCTGGACTGTAAGCGATCAGATCCGTAAAGGGGCCGCTTTGAATGCCGTTCAAATTGCTGAATATTTGTTGAAGGTAGGTAATATCCGATAAGATATACATATCCCGTTTTAAAAGATACGAGAATCGAAAACGAAACTAATGAGAGTCGTTTTCAGTTCTCGTATCTTTTGTTTTTAATGACGTTATATTTGGGGCAAAAGCCGGCGTATTTTCATGAAAAGCCGGCGCAAATTGACAAAAATACGCCGGCTTTTTTATTTACATATATTAAGAATTTGTTTATTGTGTCTAAACTTCTAAAAACCAATCAGATATTTGGCTATGAAGAAAAATACCGGAACTGCTAGGGCCGGAAGCATATTCAATGTTTTGCAGTCTTTGATTTCGAGAATAGCCAGACCGGAACTGGCAATCAATACACCACCCACAATGGAAATCTCATTCATCAGCTCTTCTGAAATCACGTCACCAGCCAAAGAAGTAATCAGATAAATTGATCCTTGGAACAGGAACAATACTGGGGCAGCCAGGATCATTCCGAATCCGTAGGTACTGGCCAGGACGGTCGAAGTCACCAGATCAAGGGTCGCATTGGTAAACAAATATGTATTGTCGCCGTAGAGGGCACTCATGATAGGCCCGACCATCGATAAGGTTCCTATACAATATAATAAGATACCTGTCGAGAGTCCTTCTGCCAGATTGGACTTGGAGAAGTGTTGCACGACACGGTTGAACTTGCCGGACAGGTCTAATAAAGTACCGACTAACGTACCTAATGCCAGACTGACGATAAACAGGACCGGATAATTACTTTCCGGCAGATGTGAAGTAACGGCATTGATTCCTAAAACTAAGGCCGCCAAACCCATGGCGTGATACAATGCACTCTGATATTGAGGCTTGATGGCACGTTTGGCTACACTGCCGACCGTGCTGCCTATCATGATACAAATGGTATTGACAATCGTTCCTAACATAATATGGCAAAGTTATAAAGAAAAGAAAATAGATGGCCTTTTGGTAAACATAAACTTTGTTTTTTCTGTTTCATAGGTGGTACGGAAAAATAAGAAAGACAAATAGGGGTTTTTCGGAAGAATGTGTCTTATGGGTAAACAACATATAAAAGTTTACGGATAACTACAAATCAATAAATAATGAATAAACGTATGAAACAGAAAGAAAATAAAAAGAAACAGGTGAATATGTGGCATTGGAATCAGCCGGAACAGGGTATGAGCATTGAAGACTGCGAACAGCTGGTAGATGAGTTCCGTTTGTCGGTTCAGAAAGCTTCGTTTAATCCGACGCTGGCCATCTTGTTGCATTGAAGCGAGGGTTGATCTTTTTTAGGCCACAAATAAATTCCGTACCTTTGCACAGAATAATGATGTGTAAGGTAAATATATGAAGATCGGAAATATAGATTTGGGAGAACGGCCGGTGTTTCTGGCACCGATGGAGGATGTAACGGATATTGCGTTTCGCTTGATGTGCAAGCGTTTTGGGGCAGATATGGTTTATACGGAATTTGTTTCGAGCGACGCTTTGATCCGCAGTGTCAGCAAAACGCAGCAGAAGCTGATTGTGTCAGACGAAGAACGCCCGGTGGCCATCCAGATTTATGGTCGTGATGTAGCTTCGATGGTAGAAGCTGCCCGCATTTGCGAAGCAGCGCACCCTGATATATTGGATATTAATTTCGGTTGTCCGGTGAAACGTGTTGCCGGAAAAGGAGCCGGAGCCGGTATGTTGCAGAATATTCCCTTAATGCTCGAAATCACACGGGAAGTAGTAAAAGCCGTCAATATACCGGTTACGGTCAAGACTCGTTTGGGTTGGGATGCCGATCATAAGATTATTGTGGAACTGGCCGAACAATTACAGGATTGCGGTATTGCAGCTTTGTCGATACATGGTCGTACACGTGCCCAGATGTATACCGGAGAAGCCGACTGGACTTTGATTGGTGCGGTAAAGAATAATCCGAGAATGACGATCCCGATTATCGGTAATGGAGATGTGACATCTGCGGAAATATGCAGGCAACGCTTTGATACGTATGGCGTTGATGGCGTCATGATCGGTCGAGGAAGTATCGGTCGGCCGTGGATTTTCCGGGAAGTCAAGCATTATCTGACGACGGGCGAATTATTGCCCCCTGAATCTTTTCATTGGTACCTGGATATTCTGAAAGAACAGGTAACAGACAGTGTGAACCGACTTGACGAACGGCGGGGCATTTTGCATATTCGCCGGCATTTGGCAGCCACTTCTCTCTTTAAAGGCATTCCGGATTTTAAGCAGACACGCGTGGCGATGTTGCGGGCGGAAACCGTGAAAGAATTATTCGAAATAATGGATTCAATTCCCGAAAAATTCGAAATTTGAGATGGTTTTAGCCTTTTTTAAAGGAATATATAAATTTACTCCCTGGTTTTTATAATAAATTGATACATTCGGACAATATATGATGTAAGAAATACATTATCTTTGTGTCGAGTTTTTTTCATAGTATTTTAGATCTAAGGTTAACAAGTCTTTGTATGAAGGAATCGTGAGATTGTTTCGTTGCAGAGCTAAAAGAGGTGTCATTCCTTTAGGCGTCGGAATGCACCTTTTTTTATTTTATGCAGCTGCGTGGCTTATTGCTTCAGTTCGCCGATAAGGACTGTTTCTTCATTGTCCGGACATTGGGCTACGATTTCTCCGTCGGCATTTAACAAACGGCTGCCTCCCTGATATACAATACCGGCAGAATCAGTTCCCACACAATTGACGGCAATCACGTTTACCTGATTTTCCATGGCTCGTTCTTGCAGTAATTTTTCCCAATCACTTTGACGGGATTCGGGCCAGTTGGCAATATAGATGGCTGTATCATATTCATCCTGGTTTCTGCTCCAGTTAGGAAACCGGAGATCATAACAGATATAAGGAGAAAAACGGTGTCCTTTCCAGGTAAAGATCAGGCGTTCTTTGCCCGGCGAGAAGCTTCCTTTCTTGAAACAGTTGTGCTTGTCGTAAATCTGATATTTCCCATCCGGAAAGACGGCCAGCAGACGGTTGAAATAAAGATTCTCTTCTTTGTAAATGGTTGATCCGATGATGAGCGCCTGAGTTTCCCGGGCCCACTGCTGCATATATTGGATAATGCGGGGATATTGAGCGGCGACCAGATCCTTTAAGTCTGCCTTTTCCTGTGCATTCTTCTTTTTCATTTCGCAGCCGGATGTAAATAGTTCGGGAAAAACAATCAGGTCACAGTTTGTACACTGCCTGATCCGTCTGTCAAAAGCTTCCAGATTGGCATCTACGTTTCCCCAGGCAAGTTGGGCTTGTACAAGAGCTACTTTTAATGATGATTGTTCTGTCTGAGTCCGACCTGTAGAAGTCAGGAATGAAAATCCAAGCAGAATGAAGATGAGACCTATACGCATAATGATACATTTTAGTGAACACAAAGATATAAAACTAAACAGAAAAATCTGTTTTGAGGCATGAGTTACGGGCAGTTTATGAAAACAGACAGCTCTCTGTTTTTTTATGCGTGTGGAAATCCTTATTTTTGTAGCCAAATAACACGAGGAAGTATGAATTACAAAATAAAGTCTCCGGAAGCAGCACTGAAGGCTGTTGTGCAGCTGCCTTCATCGAAAAGTATCTGCAACCGGGCATTAATCCTGAATGCGCTTAGCTATAGCCCCTATCCTATCCAGAATCTTTCGGATTGTGATGATACGGCTGTCCTGGTTAAGGCTTTAAACTCGAACGACCGGGATTTTGATATTCAGGCAGCAGGAACAGCGATGCGGTTTCTGACAGCATTCCTGGCAAAGGTCGTAGGTGAATGGACAATTACCGGGACAGAGCGGATGAAGAATCGTCCGATAAAGATATTAGTAGACGCACTCAATGCGGTTGGAGCTCGGATTGAGTACATCGAGAAGGAAGGTTTTCCTCCCTTACGGATTTTCGGTAGTGCACTTCAGGGCGGAGAAATTTCTTTATCTGGTGGCGTTAGTTCGCAGTATATTTCTGCTTTGCTGATGGTGGCACCGTTAATGGAGAAAGGTTTGATACTTCATCTGGAAGGGAATATTGTTTCACGGCCTTATATTTTACTGACACTTCAGCTGATGGAGCAGTTTGGAGTGAAGGCTGAATGGAAAGGAGCTACCATCCGTGTAGCACCGCAAGAATATCATCCGATTCCTTTTACGGTGGAATCAGACTGGAGTGCGGCTTCTTACTGGTATGAAATGATGGCTTTGTCACGCCAGGCCGACATACAGCTGAACGGATTGTTTAAACATAGTTTGCAAGGAGATGCTGCCGGAGCCAAGCTGTTTGCTCAGCTGGGTGTGGGAACTTCGTTTACGTCAGACGGTGTTGTCTTGAAAAAGACCGGAAATGTAACGCGTAAGTTAGTGTATGATTTCGTAAATGAACCGGATCTGGCGCAGACCTTTGTGGTAACATGTGCGGGCATGAATATACCGTTCCGATTTTCCGGACTCCAAAGTCTGAAGATTAAAGAGACAGACCGGATGGAAGCATTAAAGCAGGAATTGCGTAAGTTAGGCTATGTGTTGAAAGACAGCTGCAACAGCATCCTGGAATGGGATGGAGAAAGGTGTGAAGCAGAAGAAAATCCGGTGATAGCAACTTACGAGGATCATCGGATGGCGATGGCCTTTGCTCCACTGGCATTGGTACGTCCGGCAGGAATTGAGATGGCTCATCCGGAAGTAGTCAGTAAGAGTTATCCTCATTATTGGGAGCATTTGGCACAGGCCGGTTTCCAGATAGAAGAAAAATCAGTATAAAACATACGAAGCCATGTGGTATATCATATTAAGTCTGGTTGTATTGGGTATTGTTGCTGCTATTTTAGGTTATTTCCGTAACCGGAAACTGCAGAAGATGCTGGAGCGGGGAGAAATTACCGAGATACCGGAACCTAAGGAAATTCCTGAAGAATGCTGCGGACAGCATGAAGTATGCGAGCGGGATAGCTTGTTGGCTGCCGTCAGCAAATCAATTGAATATTATAATGACGAAGAGCTTGACCGCTTCAAAGGTGTGGAGGCGGATGCTTATGATGAAGCTGCTGTAGATGAATTCCGAGACGTCTTGTTTACTTTACAGGAAGTTGAAGTCGCCGGATGGTTGCGCAGTTTGCAATTGCGTGGAATCAATTTGCCGGATGAACTGAAGGACGAGGCTTTTCTGATTGTCGGTGAGCGGAGAATTCATTAATGCGAGAAAGTAAGAAAGATGGAATTGTTTCAATATGCTTTTTTCCAACATGCCCTGTTAGGTAGTTTGTTTACTGCCATAGCCTGTGGACTGGTGGGAACATATATCGTTTCCCGGCGTCTGGTATTCATCAGCGGAGGTATTACACATGCGTCCTTTGGTGGTTTGGGTTTGGGATTCTACTTAGGGATGAATCCGATCGCATCGGCTATGCTGTTTGCCGTCCTGGCTGCCTTTGGTGTAGAATGGGCCAGTAAATCTCAGCAGATACGTGAAGATTCGGCAATTGCTGGAGTCTGGTCATTAGGAATGGCTTTAGGTGTGATCTTTATCTTTCTGACACCAGGTTATGCTCCGAATCTGTCAGCCTATCTTTTTGGAAATATCCTGACCATAGCTCCAACTGATATTTTAGCGAGTGCAGTTTTGTCGATTGTTGTACTTCTTCTGTTCGGCATCTTTACGCGAGAGATCATATATGTAGCTTTTGATCCGGCGTTTGCCAAAACACAGCAATTGCCGGTCCGTCTGATTGAATATATGATGATGTGCCTGATTGCTGTTACGATTGTACTGGCGATCCGTATGGTTGGTATCATGTTGCTGATGAGTTTGCTGACATTACCGCAGATCACGGTTAATTTATTAACCTCCGATTTCAGGAAGATCATGTGGGGCAGCGTGCTGATCGGCTTTGGAGGTTCCGTCGTTGGTCTGTTCTTGTCTTATTATTTGAATATACCTTCAGGCGCGTTTATTATCTTGGTACTGGTATTGTTCTTTTTGGCTGTAAAGGCAATAAAAGCGCTTCTGATACGTTAATATATACGCATTTACTTCTTATGAGAGGTCGTTAGTCGTTTGTTGTTTTGAAGAAAGGATTTTATTATATAGTCGCTTTGTTTGTGGTGTCATTGCTTTGGTCGTGCAGTACAAAGAAAAACACCCGGTTCAATCGTTTTTATCATGCGTTGAATTCTCGCTTTAATATCTATTACAACGGGAAAACATCGTTTGATGAGGCTTTGTTGTCGATGCAAACTGGCTATAAGGAGAATTATTCTGATATGATTCTGATGTATCCGATCAGTGCACAGCCGAAAGAAAAGGCTGAGACAGGCGGACCTTTCGACCGGGCTATAGAGAAAAGCAACAAGGCAATCAAATTACACTCCATCAAGACCAAGCCGAAGAAGAAAGCCGGCTGGCGCAAAGATCCTAAACAAGTTACATGGCAGAATCAGGAAGAATATAATCCGTTCCTGAAGAAATGCTGGATGTTAATGGGCGAAGCTCAGTTTTATAACGCCGACTTTCTGCAGGCATCTGCAACTTTCTCTTATATTACCCGCCATTATAAGGAAGATGAAGAACTGGTTGCTTCAGCCAAACTCTGGCAGGCTCGTTGTTATGCCGAGATGGGCTGGAATTATGAGGCAGAAGATATTTTGGGGAAACTGAATACAAACGGTATCCCGAAGAAGTGCTTGAATCAGTATGCTGCCGTTTATGCGGATTATTTGATCAAGAATCAGCAGTTTGAAGACGCTATTCCTTATATGCGAACCGCTATTAAAGCGGAAAAGAACCGATTACAGAAGAGCCGGATGCGGTATTTACTCGGACAAATGTATGCTTCTCTTGAAATGGACGGCATGGCGTATAAAACTTTTGGTGAAGTTATTCGTTCTAATCCGCCTTATGAACTGGAATTTGCGGCTCGTATCCGTCAGACGGAAGTCTTTTCGGGCAGTGATTACCAGAAGGTGGTAAAGCGTCTGGAACGGATGGCCAAGAACCAGAAGAATAAAGACATGCTGGATCAGGTGTATTATGCTTTGGGTAATGTTTATATGAGCCGGGAAGATACGGCCAATGCCATTAAGAACTATGAATTAGGTGTTGAGAAAAGTACGCAGAATGGATTGGACAAGGCGCTTTGCCAGATCCGTTTGGGCGATTTGTATTTCGAGAAACGAGACTATGTAAAGGCGCAGCCGAACTTCAGTGGGGCTTTGGCCGGCATTCAGAAGGAATATAAAGACTATGAGCGTATTTCTAAGTTATCGGCTGTATTGGACGAACTGGTTGTCCATGTAGAAGCCGTCCATTTGCAGGACAGTTTGCAGACGTTGGCCAAGATGCCGGAGAAAGAACGTCTGGCCGTGATTGATAAGATTATCGAACAGGTAAAGGAAGAAGAGAAGAGAGCGCAGGAGGAAGCCGAGAAAGAAGCATTCTTGGCTGAACAGAGCGCAAAAGGAACCGGTATTAATCGTCCGGGTACGGAAGCGAATACGGTTACACTGCCAACGGCTTCAGGAAGCGCGTCGTTTTATTTCTATAATCCGCAGGCTGTAGCTCAGGGAAAGACTCAGTTCCAACGGAAATGGGGACGTCGCCCGTTGGAAGATGACTGGCGCCGGAGAAAGAAAACGCTCACAACATTCAATGATCCGAATGATATGGGTGAGGAAACCGACCAAGAAGGCATGGAAGGCGGACAATTGGCTGACTTAGCTGCCGGTGGTGCCGGAGATACATCTTCTGTCGTAAGCTCGGATGATCCGAAGTCGCGGGAATATTATTTGCAGCAGCTGCCTATGACTCCTGAAGATGTGGAAGCTTCGAACGTAATCATTGAGGACGGTTTGTATAACATGGCCATGATTTATAAGGATAAACTGGAAGATCTATCGCTCTCCATAGAGGCTTTCCAGAATTTAGAGAAGCGTTTCCCGGATAATTCGCACCTGATGGAAAGTTATTATCAGATTTATCTGATGGCTTTGCGCCTGAAAGATACAGGTTTAGCTGAGGAATATAAACAGAAGATGATGGCGAAGTTCCCGGGCAGTGATTATGCTGTGGCAATTTCCGACCCGAATTATGAATATAATATGCGGATGATGGATGTCGTTCAGGATTCTATCTATGAACAGACATACGAGCGTTATCTGGCAGAAGATACTTCGGCTGTACGCCGGAATTACCGAATGGTCAGTCAGAAATATCCATTGGCAAAACTGTTACCTAAGTTTATGTTCCTGGATGCGTTGACTTATGTACAGGCCGGCGATGCTGAAGGCTTCAAGACTGCTTTGAAAGCCTTGCTGGATAAATATCCTTCAGAAGATGTCTCGGAACTGGCCGGTGAGATGCTGAAAGGTGTTTTACGGGGTCGTCAGATGGTTCAGGGCGGCGTAACGGGAATGACGTGGAATCTTCGTTTTGGAACAGGCGACGACGGCTCTTTGTCTGCGGCTGATTCGGCCCGGACCTTTAAGGCAGAACCGAATGTTCCTTACCGGATGGTTATGATTTATCCGACCGGATTAATCGATCGGAATCAGCTGCTCTTTACCGTGGCAGCCTATAACTTCGCCAATTTTATGGTAAAACAGCTGGATATGTCGTTTGAAGAATCCGGGATTGCAAGTATCTTTGTGCTGAGCGGCTTCTATAATTTCGATGAGGCCTGGCATTATTATAAGATGATTTATGGTCAAGGCGGCTATGCTTCAAACTTGGATAAGGCTATTGATATTTTGCCTATATCAGAAGATAATTACGAGACATTGATGCATGGCAAGACGTTGGATGAGTATGTCGCTTTCTTCGATGAACATTTCCATGACAAAGCTCCGGAATTGGCAGCTCGCTGGGCAGCACGAAAAGAGGCACAGGCCGAAGAAGCTGAGAAGAAAGCCAATGAATCGTCGGAAACAACTCCGGCAGATTCCTTGACAGTTCCGGCGGATTCAGTCTCATCCCGTCAGCATGTTCCGGAATCTCCAATACCAGCTGATGAGAAACAGCCAGTACCGGAAGTAGAAAAACCGTCGGTTCTTGACAGTACGGTTGTAACTGTTCCGGATACTTCCGTTATTCTGCCGGATGATACGGTTCAGCCTGTATTGGAAGAACAGCTGTTGCCTGAAAAGGAAAAGCCTGACTTTACGGCTCCTAAACCGGAGAAAGACAAAGGCTTGACATTGGAAGATATCGAAAAGATCCGTCGTTTGCAGGCGGAAGCTGAAGAAATGCAGAAAGAAGAAGCTCGTCGGGTATTCGAGGCAGAGCAGGAAGCCGAACAGGTAGAATTAGAGCTGAATGCGAAGATCCGGGCTGAAATAGAAGCGCAGCAGCAGGCTGAAGAAGAAAGACTGTTGAAGGCGAAAGAAGAACGCGAGCGGAAACTGGAAACCGACCGGAAAGCAAAACTGAAACAGGCTGAGGCCGATCGGAAAGCGAAGCTGAAGGCTCGTGAAGAACTCCGTAAGGAGAAAGAACGGGCTTACAAAGAACGGCTGAAGCAGAAGGAAAAAGAACGTAAGGAAAAAGAACGGGCCTATAAACAGAAACTGAAGGAACGGGAAAAAGCACGTAAAGCCGAGCTGAAAGCCCGTGAAGAGGCACGTAAAAATAGGGAGAAGAGTAAAGAATGATTGTAATAGATAGAAGCAGACAAGTTGAACTTCCGGAAGCACTGGTTGCAACGATAGGCTTTTTCGATGGTGTACATCTGGGCCATCGTTTCCTGATAGACCAGTTGAAGAAGGTGGCGGATAAGGAAGGTTTGCCTTCGGCTGTCATCACGTTTCGGGAACATCCCAGGGCTGTTCTGCATGCGGATTATCAGCCGAAATTATTGAATACATGGGAGGAAAAACAAACCCAGTTGGCTACGACAGGTGTGGATTATTGTCTGGTTCTCGATTTTACGTTGGAGTTATCCCGTTTTTCGGCAGCTGAATTTATTACTAAAATACTGGCCGAAGCTTTTCGGGTAAAGGCTTTACTGATAGGTTATGATCATCGTTTCGGGCATGATCGGGCCGAAGGATTTGATCAGTATGTTGTATATGGGAAGGCTTTGGGAATGGATGTGATCCAGGCTCTACCTTATGATAATGGGCAGACGAAAGTAAGTTCTTCTGAAGTTCGTCGGCTCTTGGCAGAAGGCGAGGTGAAACAGGCGGCAGTTCTGTTATCATATCCTTATTCTCTGAAGGGAAAGATTGTAAAAGGACACCAGGTAGGACGTACAATCGGTTTCCCGACAGCCAACCTTTCGGTAGAAGATTCTCGTAAGATCCTACCCGGAAATGGTGTTTATGCAGTCTGGGCTGTTCTTTCCGGTAAACGTTATAAAGGCATGCTTTCTATAGGAAACAGACCGACACTGGATGATGGGAATAGTCAGTCCATAGAAGTGTATTTATTGGATTTTTCGGGAGATTTGTATGGCGCGGAAATGGAAGTCTCGTTCGTTTACCAGCTTCGGGCAAACCGTAAATTCCCTTCGCTGGCCGATTTGAAGGCGCAGTTGGAAACCGACCGCTGCGAAACCGACCGCCTGCTGGGTTGAACCGTTCTACTCTGCCGGAAATATCTTTCTCTTATTTCTTGGAAAGTTGCATTCTTCCAAGATTTTTGCCATCCAAGTGCTTTTTTAAGAGGAATCCGCAAAGATTTTCATTAGAAAAGGCTTTTCTAGTATCATTCTGTCAGGATTCTGACTGTCCAAGTACTTTTTCAGTCCGATTCTTTGCGGATTTTCACCGTCCAAGTACTTTTTCAATGCAAATCCGCGCGGATTGGAACCGGAAAACTACTTGGACGGTTCCATTCCGCACGGATTATAGGTATTTTATTTCACTTCTTCTATTGTTCCTTTTCCGATGATACGTTGTTGTACAGCGGTCGGACCTTTATAACGGATGTTTCCTTTACCGACCAAGGTAGCATTCAGATTACCTGTCGGATGGATTTCTGCCAAACCACTGCCTGCCATTTTACATTTTACATCCGGGATTGCAACACCATAAGCATGAATGTCACCACTGCTTAATACCGTATAATTTCCCTGATTGGCAGATCCGGCTTTCAGACGGATGGAACCCGAACCGCCCATATTACAGTTCAGTTTGTCGACCTTCATATTTTCAACGACCATATTGGCACTGCCCGAAACGTCTAAATTC is part of the Parabacteroides sp. AD58 genome and harbors:
- a CDS encoding nitrilase-related carbon-nitrogen hydrolase — protein: MRIGLIFILLGFSFLTSTGRTQTEQSSLKVALVQAQLAWGNVDANLEAFDRRIRQCTNCDLIVFPELFTSGCEMKKKNAQEKADLKDLVAAQYPRIIQYMQQWARETQALIIGSTIYKEENLYFNRLLAVFPDGKYQIYDKHNCFKKGSFSPGKERLIFTWKGHRFSPYICYDLRFPNWSRNQDEYDTAIYIANWPESRQSDWEKLLQERAMENQVNVIAVNCVGTDSAGIVYQGGSRLLNADGEIVAQCPDNEETVLIGELKQ
- a CDS encoding lamin tail domain-containing protein, which translates into the protein MKQILLLLLVNLPLLVFSQFQETFGSHELPVLWTGDRQQFVIDNGVLMVNGQEQTETVSLSYPYSIEGDEQEWEFYLYLKSKPTAKNRIKIFPASPAKTPAGFYICAGYDRSNRLRFGIDNQEIQAFNDFDEEEKCILHLIITCKDQKYWTLYAGNALSEEATKQSASFEYSYTFPEQAHFCILVTHTKTKTDDFGIDDISYRTKITEQTEEPEQTEQSSVELTAIQPISLSEVSFEFSGPVSLDGAIYAISGYGFDGKCAAIRSMYQDSNHQIVTVRLPQAMTLDHEYTFYIENLKDEQGGIIPDNSYTFLLREAEETPETPEEQPEAPIESYPEKAVRINEVMADPKGLTALPETEYIELYNTCDSSIDLSNWELHYGNNSVALTGIKIPAHEWIVLYRSGQEIEAGNGQVCPLDKFPSALANTGKELSLYDGSGKQIDQYTYPKAKPACSWEYSEEGWHLSTDPRGGTPGEANSGAKENEEEPEEEPNEPEEETNPEPEIPEALQPQPGDIIFNELLPEPFVDGSEYIELYNRSKQELSLKDVCISTRKTDGSLNTRYPLEAYPQTLQAGDYLLLTKSIEGVENFYSLPASLNWLECKLPVLSNTGSTIVLYREDGEIIIDEVSYSPKWHAPTVKNKKGVALERKDPDKDSQNADNWTSAASSAGFGTPGLENSQYLSEETETDSEEIDDPIYQPTGTFQIPYRLNQSGYMARGWIFDLSGRKVALIADNTLLGTQGYLEWNGKGRDGSPLNTGIYIIYLELWHPGGNVIRKKQVLLNP
- a CDS encoding aspartate-semialdehyde dehydrogenase; the protein is MNVAIVGASGAVGQEFLRVLDQRNFPIDNLVLFGSSRSAGRDYTFRGKQYTVKELKHNDDFKGIDVAFVSAGGGTSIEFAETITKHGAVMIDNSSAFRMEKDVPLVVPEVNPEDALDRPRGIIANPNCTTIQMVVALKAIENLSHIKRVHVATYQAASGAGATAMAELKKQFEQLLNGEEPTVEKFAYQLAYNLIPHVDVFTDNGYTKEEMKMYNETRKIMHSDIEVSATCVRVPVMRAHSEATWVETERPLSLEEVRQAFAQMDGVVLQDEPAKKVYPMPLFVADHDEVYVGRIRKDLTNPNGLSFWTVSDQIRKGAALNAVQIAEYLLKVGNIR
- the dusB gene encoding tRNA dihydrouridine synthase DusB, producing the protein MKIGNIDLGERPVFLAPMEDVTDIAFRLMCKRFGADMVYTEFVSSDALIRSVSKTQQKLIVSDEERPVAIQIYGRDVASMVEAARICEAAHPDILDINFGCPVKRVAGKGAGAGMLQNIPLMLEITREVVKAVNIPVTVKTRLGWDADHKIIVELAEQLQDCGIAALSIHGRTRAQMYTGEADWTLIGAVKNNPRMTIPIIGNGDVTSAEICRQRFDTYGVDGVMIGRGSIGRPWIFREVKHYLTTGELLPPESFHWYLDILKEQVTDSVNRLDERRGILHIRRHLAATSLFKGIPDFKQTRVAMLRAETVKELFEIMDSIPEKFEI
- a CDS encoding DUF554 domain-containing protein, coding for MLGTIVNTICIMIGSTVGSVAKRAIKPQYQSALYHAMGLAALVLGINAVTSHLPESNYPVLFIVSLALGTLVGTLLDLSGKFNRVVQHFSKSNLAEGLSTGILLYCIGTLSMVGPIMSALYGDNTYLFTNATLDLVTSTVLASTYGFGMILAAPVLFLFQGSIYLITSLAGDVISEELMNEISIVGGVLIASSGLAILEIKDCKTLNMLPALAVPVFFFIAKYLIGF